In Pseudomonadota bacterium, a single genomic region encodes these proteins:
- a CDS encoding DUF2318 domain-containing protein, with translation MFKMNCCGGDHQDKTRKPGDGKEKKSPFRWIILTTCIALFAAVVFLFQIKTGSKDNNDSGQAGISITPVAWASEITHPVSSFSDGKARYFQHKTNDGYTIRYFIIKSSDGVIRAAFDACDVCFQSGRGYYQKDDFMVCRNCGRRFLSTKVNEVTGGCNPAPLVRKIENNNVVIQPEDILRGKQFFPVKGGRG, from the coding sequence ATGTTTAAAATGAATTGTTGCGGTGGAGACCATCAGGACAAAACAAGAAAGCCCGGAGATGGAAAAGAAAAGAAGAGTCCATTCCGTTGGATCATCCTTACTACTTGCATCGCGTTGTTCGCTGCAGTCGTTTTTCTGTTCCAGATAAAAACAGGATCCAAGGATAACAATGATAGCGGCCAGGCGGGCATAAGTATTACGCCGGTTGCATGGGCAAGCGAAATTACCCACCCTGTAAGCTCTTTCTCTGACGGCAAAGCCCGGTATTTTCAACACAAAACAAATGACGGCTATACAATCAGGTATTTTATTATAAAAAGCTCTGATGGGGTTATCCGGGCCGCTTTTGATGCCTGTGATGTCTGTTTTCAATCAGGACGTGGATATTATCAGAAAGACGACTTCATGGTCTGCCGAAACTGCGGAAGACGTTTTCTCTCGACGAAAGTAAATGAAGTGACAGGCGGATGCAACCCGGCGCCACTTGTCCGGAAGATTGAAAACAATAATGTTGTGATACAGCCGGAAGATATCCTCAGGGGGAAACAGTTTTTCCCTGTAAAAGGGGGTAGAGGATGA
- a CDS encoding tetratricopeptide repeat protein, giving the protein MKTQRWYGIKKMFYALSVFAIIFAFVSCSQNVAYLDKFGDVDVSMGNYDEAIKDYTKAINYKPTDPDGYIGRAYVYQKMGNHERAIEDYSKAIALVPYDSNLYLARGSAYELLGNNDQSIRDYQRAAALGNDKARSSLISKGIGW; this is encoded by the coding sequence TTGAAAACACAAAGATGGTATGGGATAAAGAAAATGTTTTATGCTTTGTCTGTTTTTGCAATAATATTTGCATTTGTTTCCTGTAGTCAGAACGTTGCTTACCTCGATAAATTTGGGGATGTGGATGTCTCAATGGGTAATTATGATGAGGCCATCAAAGACTATACAAAGGCGATCAATTACAAACCGACTGACCCTGACGGGTATATCGGCAGGGCTTACGTGTATCAAAAGATGGGCAATCATGAACGTGCAATAGAAGATTATTCAAAGGCCATCGCGCTTGTGCCTTATGACTCAAATCTTTATTTAGCAAGGGGCTCTGCTTATGAACTACTGGGCAACAACGATCAGTCTATCAGAGACTACCAAAGGGCTGCAGCCCTTGGTAACGATAAAGCGCGGAGTTCCCTTATATCAAAAGGTATTGGATGGTAA
- a CDS encoding TolC family protein — protein sequence MKQFQRNLPSMRSRNTGVRGQEAGVSGRGPGGGGCFSLFTIHHSLFTVFFSLFALCSPLFADTSGNLSLNDLISEGLKNNPEIQMIEARAQAAGYRIPQAKSLPDPMFMFGYQNEGFQKFTIGEEPNAQGMFGISQMFLFPGKRALKGEMATKEAEGITSTYHAARLKVVAKIKELYYDLFLAYKNIDILEERNKLFSRVESAALARYSSGMGSQQEVVMAQTEKYMSLEKEEMLKQKMQALEGMINAAIGKEVNAPLGRPVESPHSPPYAYRIEDLLQLVKDNSPEIKSKEKMIQGAEAKVKMAHKEYYPDVTIGAGYFPRTQGFLDMWSLTATVNLPIYNKTKQSQAVNEANSSLVEAKRDLRATHYMLSSSIRENYSMVNTSDNLMKLYKDGLIPKIYQDFELSLAGYVNGKTEAITVITRLKTVLDYETLYWGQFVEREKAIARLEAITGGASQGSGAGNQGLEVRGQGPEGGIK from the coding sequence ATGAAACAATTTCAGCGAAATTTACCATCGATGCGAAGTAGGAATACAGGGGTCAGGGGTCAGGAAGCAGGGGTCAGCGGTCGGGGACCGGGGGGTGGCGGTTGCTTTTCACTATTCACTATTCACCATTCACTATTCACTGTTTTCTTCTCCCTCTTCGCTCTCTGCTCCCCCCTCTTTGCCGATACTTCCGGCAATCTGAGCCTGAACGACCTGATCAGCGAGGGACTTAAGAATAACCCCGAGATACAAATGATTGAAGCAAGGGCACAGGCTGCGGGATACCGGATACCTCAGGCGAAGAGCCTTCCCGATCCGATGTTCATGTTCGGGTATCAGAATGAAGGGTTCCAAAAATTCACTATCGGAGAAGAACCGAATGCCCAGGGGATGTTCGGTATATCCCAGATGTTTCTCTTCCCCGGAAAGCGCGCCCTGAAGGGCGAGATGGCAACAAAGGAGGCGGAGGGCATTACCTCCACGTACCATGCTGCCCGATTAAAGGTTGTCGCTAAAATCAAGGAACTCTATTATGACCTCTTCCTTGCCTATAAAAACATTGACATCCTGGAAGAGAGAAACAAGCTTTTCTCAAGGGTAGAAAGTGCAGCGCTTGCTCGCTATTCATCGGGCATGGGTTCTCAGCAGGAGGTGGTAATGGCGCAGACGGAAAAGTATATGTCCCTTGAGAAAGAAGAGATGCTGAAGCAGAAGATGCAGGCCCTGGAAGGCATGATCAACGCCGCCATCGGGAAAGAGGTGAATGCACCCCTTGGCCGCCCTGTCGAATCGCCTCATTCTCCTCCTTATGCATACAGAATCGAAGACCTCCTGCAACTGGTAAAAGATAATTCACCTGAGATAAAATCGAAGGAAAAGATGATACAGGGGGCAGAAGCAAAGGTAAAAATGGCCCATAAGGAATATTATCCTGACGTAACCATCGGCGCAGGTTACTTCCCGAGAACCCAGGGTTTCCTGGATATGTGGAGCCTTACCGCAACTGTCAATCTCCCGATCTATAATAAGACAAAACAGAGTCAGGCTGTAAATGAGGCCAATTCTTCACTCGTTGAAGCAAAGAGAGACCTCAGGGCAACTCATTATATGCTCTCTTCGAGCATACGAGAGAACTACTCAATGGTCAATACGTCAGATAATCTCATGAAGCTGTATAAGGATGGCTTAATCCCGAAGATCTATCAGGACTTTGAACTTTCCCTTGCCGGGTATGTAAATGGCAAAACAGAAGCAATTACTGTAATTACGAGACTAAAAACCGTCCTTGACTATGAGACCCTTTACTGGGGGCAGTTTGTGGAGAGAGAGAAGGCGATCGCACGGCTTGAAGCGATAACGGGGGGCGCGAGTCAGGGATCAGGGGCCGGGAACCAGGGATTAGAGGTCAGGGGTCAGGGGCCGGAAGGGGGCATAAAATGA
- a CDS encoding RrF2 family transcriptional regulator: MKISTKGRYGLRAMIDLAESSKNGAPVYLSDIAKRQGVSEKYLEHIFATLHKAGLVKAQRGRNGGYVINRDPDGITLNEIITALEGPCSLVDCVDDVKACPKVETCVTRDIWMILGNKIEEVLNGYTLSSLVRMQSEKSRINTPMYYI, from the coding sequence ATGAAGATATCCACAAAAGGCAGGTACGGGTTACGGGCTATGATCGACCTTGCAGAATCCTCGAAAAACGGTGCGCCTGTTTACTTATCGGATATCGCAAAGAGACAGGGCGTTTCGGAAAAATACCTGGAACACATTTTTGCGACCCTCCACAAGGCAGGCCTCGTGAAGGCACAACGGGGCAGAAATGGAGGATATGTCATCAACAGGGACCCGGATGGCATAACTTTGAACGAGATCATCACGGCACTGGAAGGGCCATGCAGCCTCGTTGACTGTGTTGATGATGTCAAAGCCTGCCCGAAGGTCGAAACCTGTGTTACACGGGACATCTGGATGATACTGGGCAATAAGATTGAAGAGGTCCTGAACGGGTACACCCTCTCGTCTCTTGTGCGGATGCAGAGTGAAAAAAGCCGGATAAATACCCCCATGTACTATATCTGA
- a CDS encoding FixH family protein — MKKLAIILFMVLMVATIVSAKDYEVQKKAGGYDVIVKIDRNSPAVGNNNMEITIKDAAAKYVTGAKVVVNYSMPAMPGMPAINYKADTQVKGNSYKAKINFSMAGSWNVEVRITHHETISAKFTIDAK; from the coding sequence ATGAAAAAACTGGCAATTATTCTTTTTATGGTATTAATGGTGGCGACCATCGTATCGGCAAAGGATTACGAGGTACAGAAAAAGGCGGGTGGATACGATGTCATTGTCAAAATTGACAGGAACTCTCCTGCTGTAGGAAACAATAACATGGAGATAACAATAAAAGATGCTGCCGCCAAATACGTTACCGGTGCAAAAGTGGTTGTCAATTACTCTATGCCTGCAATGCCCGGTATGCCTGCAATAAACTACAAGGCCGATACTCAGGTGAAGGGCAACTCCTATAAGGCTAAGATAAATTTCTCCATGGCAGGTTCATGGAATGTCGAAGTGAGGATAACACATCATGAAACAATTTCAGCGAAATTTACCATCGATGCGAAGTAG
- a CDS encoding ABC transporter permease, which produces MTLKDIAVSNLRRRKTKALFVLAGIFTGVCTVVVLLSLVEAMKQNINHKLEMYGANILIVPKTENLSLTYGGLSLGGVSFEMQEIREEELDNIKNIKNAGNVAAVGPMILGPVTINGQRILMAGVDFQAFQMLRPWWNVKGKTPDEDGAVLGAEAARVSGLTTGDTFKMSNKTIQVTGVIETTGSQDDGLIFTPLPMAQELLGKKGRISMAEVAALCTGCPIPEMVQQISDVLPGANVMAIQQVVKGRMETLNQFEKFSYGVSALVLLVGSLMVLVTMMGSVRERTVEIGIFRAMGFRRSHIIRIILLEAAIISGAAGILGYFAGFFATKMLIPFFTEGHGAVVPFSPVLAVGAFMLAIFVGLTSSTYPALMAARLDPNEALRAL; this is translated from the coding sequence ATGACACTCAAAGATATCGCTGTGAGCAACCTGAGACGGAGGAAAACTAAAGCCCTTTTTGTCCTGGCAGGGATCTTTACCGGGGTTTGCACGGTAGTTGTTCTGCTCAGCCTTGTGGAGGCAATGAAACAGAATATCAACCACAAGCTGGAGATGTATGGAGCCAATATCCTCATTGTTCCCAAGACTGAAAACCTCTCGCTCACCTATGGGGGGCTCTCGCTCGGTGGGGTCTCCTTTGAGATGCAGGAGATCAGGGAAGAAGAACTGGATAATATCAAAAATATAAAAAACGCCGGGAACGTTGCCGCCGTCGGACCGATGATCCTTGGCCCCGTTACAATCAACGGTCAGCGTATACTTATGGCAGGTGTCGATTTTCAGGCCTTTCAGATGCTGAGACCATGGTGGAACGTTAAAGGCAAAACACCTGACGAAGATGGAGCGGTTTTAGGCGCAGAGGCAGCCCGTGTATCAGGGCTTACAACGGGTGACACATTCAAGATGAGCAACAAGACAATTCAGGTAACAGGTGTGATTGAAACAACGGGATCACAGGATGACGGCCTCATCTTCACGCCTTTACCCATGGCCCAGGAGCTCCTTGGCAAAAAAGGACGTATCTCCATGGCCGAAGTTGCTGCCCTCTGCACGGGCTGCCCTATCCCCGAAATGGTACAGCAGATTTCCGACGTTCTCCCGGGCGCTAATGTCATGGCCATTCAACAGGTAGTGAAGGGCCGCATGGAAACACTCAATCAGTTCGAGAAATTTTCCTATGGGGTTTCAGCCCTGGTCTTGCTTGTGGGGAGCCTCATGGTACTCGTAACAATGATGGGGAGCGTAAGGGAGCGTACAGTCGAAATCGGCATATTCCGGGCCATGGGTTTCCGGAGGAGCCATATCATACGGATCATTCTCCTTGAGGCTGCCATCATCTCCGGGGCGGCAGGTATCCTCGGGTATTTTGCCGGTTTTTTCGCAACAAAGATGCTGATTCCGTTTTTCACTGAAGGTCATGGCGCTGTAGTCCCGTTTAGCCCTGTCCTCGCTGTAGGGGCATTTATGCTGGCAATTTTTGTTGGACTTACGTCAAGCACTTATCCGGCGCTCATGGCGGCTCGTCTTGACCCTAATGAGGCGCTTCGGGCGCTTTAG
- the polA gene encoding DNA polymerase I yields MNDELKDSQLNAPRSMLHAPERVFLVDGHSYLYRAFYATPYLSNSRGIPTNATYAFLSMIKKLLNEEKPDILIIVFDSKAPSFREEICKEYKAQRQPMPDNLSAQIPYVKMVLQAMGLPILEKEGFEADDIIGTITEKLKKEDTTIYIVTSDKDMTQLVSNRVFVFDKMKNLLIGEKEVAEKFGVKPTLITDYLALCGDTSDNIPGAPGIGDKTARELVVNFGAIDEIYNHIDEIKKASVKNKLIEGKDLVLMSRELATIRLDVPIDIHIDNLRQKEPDTEALRKIFMDLEFTALYREIKTARTNIKGWPEVELSGLNMEKVAVFARFLGKNTYEMQLEGFAAFDGNGVFFSQSENDLFHVMTHTGELITHNLKPLLILLLKQQGSGVQPLDSSQFFDTMLATYLINPLRKDYSINAILEEFLDVGITSSDLKDKLIESTSSLFELKDFLIEKMKKLGLTDLFFNIEMPLIEVLANIEYTGVKVDRHALMGLSRDFDKRLNTIIKEIHSLAGELFNINSPQQLSHILFDKLQLPTVKKTKTGFSTDTEVLETLSAFHPLPQQILAYRTLTKLKSTYIDVLPNLINPHTGRIHASFNQMVVATGRLSSSDPNLQNIPIRGEEGKKIREAFVPADGFLLLSSDYSQIELRVLAHISGDALLVDSFMKGEDIHTIVAREVFGVDANNVTQDMRRTAKVINFGIIYGMSGYGLAKELGVSFREAQYYIDTYFIKHKGVKAYMESVLEIARSTGYVKTIFGRIRHIPEINNHDNTIRQLGERAAMNAPIQGTAADIIKMAMVNIHRKMKEKGLSSRLIMQIHDELVLEVKDEEAEIAKDIVKTEMENVIMLSVPLKVSLGMGKSWAESHD; encoded by the coding sequence ATGAATGATGAATTAAAAGATTCTCAACTCAATGCTCCACGCTCCATGCTCCATGCTCCGGAACGAGTTTTTCTGGTAGATGGTCATTCTTACCTATACAGGGCTTTCTATGCAACACCCTACCTCTCAAACTCCAGGGGTATTCCAACGAACGCTACGTATGCATTCCTTAGTATGATCAAAAAACTCCTGAACGAGGAAAAGCCCGATATCCTGATAATTGTTTTTGACTCAAAGGCACCATCGTTCCGGGAGGAGATTTGCAAGGAGTATAAGGCCCAAAGGCAACCAATGCCGGATAACCTGTCTGCCCAGATTCCTTATGTAAAGATGGTCCTTCAGGCGATGGGGCTTCCGATCCTTGAGAAAGAAGGCTTTGAGGCGGATGACATTATTGGCACTATAACAGAAAAATTAAAAAAAGAAGATACAACCATATATATCGTTACAAGCGACAAAGATATGACCCAGCTCGTCTCTAACAGGGTCTTCGTCTTTGATAAAATGAAGAACCTCCTAATAGGCGAAAAAGAAGTAGCCGAAAAGTTCGGCGTAAAACCAACACTTATAACGGATTATTTAGCCTTATGCGGTGATACGTCTGATAATATCCCGGGCGCCCCGGGTATCGGTGACAAAACCGCCAGAGAGCTTGTCGTAAACTTCGGGGCAATTGATGAGATTTACAATCATATCGATGAGATTAAAAAGGCATCAGTAAAAAATAAGCTTATAGAAGGCAAAGACCTCGTTCTTATGAGTAGGGAACTTGCCACAATCAGACTCGATGTACCGATAGACATCCATATCGATAACCTGAGGCAGAAAGAGCCCGATACAGAGGCCCTCCGTAAGATATTCATGGACCTTGAATTTACAGCCCTTTACAGAGAAATAAAGACCGCAAGAACCAATATAAAAGGATGGCCCGAAGTAGAACTTTCCGGTCTGAATATGGAAAAAGTGGCAGTATTTGCCAGGTTTCTCGGGAAGAACACCTATGAGATGCAATTAGAGGGTTTTGCAGCCTTCGACGGCAATGGCGTGTTCTTCTCTCAGAGCGAAAACGATCTTTTTCATGTTATGACTCATACCGGCGAACTCATCACCCACAACCTCAAACCGCTTTTAATCCTTCTTTTAAAACAGCAGGGTTCAGGGGTTCAACCCCTCGACTCCTCACAGTTCTTCGACACCATGCTCGCCACCTATCTTATCAATCCCCTGCGAAAGGATTACAGTATCAATGCAATATTGGAAGAATTTCTTGATGTCGGGATAACGTCTTCTGATTTAAAGGATAAGCTCATTGAAAGCACATCCTCGCTCTTTGAATTGAAGGATTTCCTGATTGAAAAAATGAAGAAACTCGGACTCACAGACCTCTTTTTCAATATCGAAATGCCCCTCATAGAGGTCCTTGCAAATATCGAATACACCGGTGTAAAGGTTGACAGGCATGCCCTCATGGGCCTCTCAAGGGACTTCGATAAGAGGCTCAATACCATTATAAAGGAAATCCATTCTTTGGCGGGAGAACTCTTTAACATTAATTCTCCTCAGCAATTGTCACATATCCTCTTCGACAAATTGCAGCTCCCCACAGTCAAGAAAACCAAGACCGGTTTCTCAACAGATACAGAAGTGCTTGAAACACTCTCTGCATTCCATCCTCTTCCACAGCAAATCCTTGCCTACAGGACGCTCACCAAGTTAAAAAGCACCTATATCGATGTGCTCCCAAACCTCATCAACCCCCATACAGGGCGAATCCATGCATCCTTCAACCAGATGGTTGTGGCCACGGGGAGATTGAGCAGCAGCGACCCTAATCTCCAGAACATCCCCATTCGTGGCGAAGAAGGAAAAAAGATACGGGAGGCGTTTGTCCCTGCGGATGGCTTTCTTCTGCTCTCCTCAGACTATTCACAGATAGAGCTCCGCGTCCTTGCGCACATCTCAGGGGATGCCCTTCTGGTGGATTCTTTCATGAAGGGCGAAGATATTCACACAATAGTTGCCCGGGAGGTATTCGGAGTAGACGCGAACAATGTAACTCAGGACATGCGGAGGACCGCAAAGGTAATAAATTTCGGCATCATATACGGCATGAGCGGTTATGGCCTTGCAAAGGAGCTCGGCGTTTCTTTTAGAGAGGCTCAATATTACATTGACACGTATTTCATAAAGCATAAAGGCGTTAAAGCCTACATGGAAAGCGTCCTGGAGATCGCCCGCTCAACAGGATACGTGAAAACAATTTTCGGCAGGATCAGGCATATACCGGAGATCAACAATCATGACAACACAATCCGGCAACTGGGTGAAAGGGCGGCAATGAACGCCCCTATTCAGGGTACTGCAGCGGATATTATCAAGATGGCCATGGTAAATATCCACAGAAAGATGAAGGAAAAAGGCCTTTCATCAAGGCTGATCATGCAAATTCACGATGAGCTGGTTCTCGAGGTAAAAGATGAAGAGGCAGAAATCGCTAAAGACATCGTGAAAACCGAGATGGAAAATGTGATCATGCTGTCTGTGCCTCTGAAGGTTTCTCTGGGGATGGGGAAAAGCTGGGCTGAATCCCACGATTAG
- a CDS encoding HD-GYP domain-containing protein — MNIVKVMKSSVFVITFGLSIAVAGLIMILVYQVTVFSKRVTDFYAPTIHSVKSFEEAVKHVDMDIDSKGYPDRSSLMMLEESTKNLKSVSMNWDPDYRKHIEGMILTAENFLSKISKEGISKKEVQSHIRQLNKQATEHVKIHDTELYDAKTGIGRSALSIRAIAIVLLLMGCIVSYREVQMHRLREREQERLSAMKVLVSALDARDPYTKGHSSRVADYVVVLGKEMNIDKNMLEHLYMAGLMHDIGKIAVPDAILRKTGRLTDDEWKEMKKHPVATAKILGELESLKEIIPWVLYHHERYDGKGYPEGKAGLEIPLYAQILAVADSYDAMISTRPYRMEMDMDAVSAEIEANKGKQWKEDVADAFMRCLKSGLINKVLAKQEKLAIT; from the coding sequence ATGAATATTGTCAAAGTAATGAAATCGTCCGTATTTGTAATTACTTTTGGTCTATCTATCGCTGTTGCAGGACTGATAATGATCCTCGTTTATCAGGTTACGGTCTTCAGCAAAAGAGTAACTGATTTTTATGCACCGACGATCCATTCCGTAAAGTCCTTTGAAGAGGCCGTAAAACATGTGGATATGGACATCGACAGCAAAGGGTATCCTGATAGGAGCTCGCTCATGATGCTTGAGGAATCGACAAAAAACCTCAAAAGCGTATCAATGAACTGGGATCCCGATTATCGGAAACACATAGAAGGAATGATTCTCACAGCAGAAAATTTTCTTTCAAAGATTTCAAAGGAGGGGATATCGAAAAAAGAGGTTCAGTCTCATATAAGGCAACTCAATAAACAGGCCACTGAACATGTGAAAATACATGATACCGAGCTGTATGACGCAAAAACCGGTATAGGAAGATCTGCGCTGAGCATAAGGGCTATTGCAATAGTTTTGTTGTTAATGGGGTGCATTGTATCTTACCGTGAAGTTCAGATGCATAGGTTGAGGGAGCGCGAACAGGAGAGGCTCTCGGCAATGAAGGTTCTCGTTTCCGCCCTTGACGCCCGCGATCCATATACAAAGGGGCACTCTTCGCGGGTTGCCGATTATGTGGTGGTGCTGGGAAAAGAAATGAACATTGACAAAAATATGCTCGAACACCTCTATATGGCCGGCTTGATGCATGACATAGGAAAGATTGCCGTCCCTGACGCCATTCTGAGAAAAACAGGAAGGCTTACCGATGACGAATGGAAGGAGATGAAAAAACACCCGGTTGCTACAGCGAAGATTTTAGGGGAACTCGAATCCCTCAAGGAAATTATACCGTGGGTACTATACCATCATGAACGGTATGACGGAAAAGGGTATCCCGAAGGAAAGGCAGGTCTTGAAATTCCTTTGTACGCACAGATACTTGCAGTGGCAGATTCCTACGATGCGATGATAAGCACGAGGCCTTACAGGATGGAAATGGATATGGATGCAGTGTCGGCGGAGATTGAAGCCAATAAAGGTAAACAATGGAAGGAAGATGTGGCGGATGCATTCATGAGGTGTTTAAAGAGCGGGCTCATCAATAAGGTACTTGCAAAGCAAGAAAAACTTGCTATTACTTAA
- a CDS encoding Lrp/AsnC family transcriptional regulator: MDEIDKKILNTIQEEFPLARRPFAEIGKALQLEEKEVLERVRRLKNDGYIRRIGPILERKKLRYVSTLCGVKVDEDIMLTFVNELNRHNGVTHNYERDGELNLWFTITARSMEDIQGYLAGLEEKYSLIIYRFPEKKVFKIKTYFPL, translated from the coding sequence GTGGACGAAATAGACAAAAAGATACTAAACACCATTCAGGAAGAGTTTCCTCTTGCCAGGAGACCTTTCGCAGAGATTGGAAAGGCGCTTCAGCTTGAGGAAAAAGAGGTCCTTGAAAGGGTAAGGCGGTTGAAAAACGATGGGTATATCCGCCGGATAGGGCCGATCCTTGAACGGAAAAAACTCAGATATGTCAGCACTCTCTGTGGCGTAAAGGTAGACGAAGATATTATGCTGACCTTTGTTAATGAACTGAACAGGCACAACGGCGTTACCCACAATTACGAGAGGGACGGCGAATTGAACCTCTGGTTCACCATAACAGCGAGAAGCATGGAAGACATTCAGGGGTATCTTGCCGGGCTTGAAGAAAAATATTCATTAATAATTTACAGGTTTCCTGAAAAGAAGGTCTTTAAAATTAAAACGTATTTCCCGTTGTAA
- a CDS encoding ThiF family adenylyltransferase — MHDITAQITVEEAKWLIDTNDKTLLVDVREDREMAVGYIRDTRFILVHLLGDEIERLSVEKDSPVIIYCSSGGNSALAALILRDIGYKNAYSLEGGFNAWMEAGYEVVSQGHLTTDQLRRYSRHLLLNEIGEEGQARLLLSKVLIVGAGGLGSPAGLYLAACGVGTLGIADFDRVATSNLNRQIFHGTPDVRRYKIDSAKDAIERINPDVRVNLYRERVTASNVMGIIDEFDIVIDAADNVETKFLLNDACFFAGKPYIYGGAVQFDGQMGVFHPKKEGPCLRCMFPKPPPQEQVPT; from the coding sequence ATGCATGATATAACAGCGCAGATAACTGTTGAAGAGGCAAAATGGCTTATAGATACCAACGACAAGACGCTTTTGGTGGATGTTCGCGAAGACAGGGAAATGGCCGTTGGATATATCAGGGATACCCGTTTTATCCTCGTCCACCTTCTCGGTGATGAGATCGAAAGGTTGTCTGTAGAAAAAGACTCTCCTGTAATCATTTATTGCAGTTCGGGTGGCAATTCTGCCCTCGCCGCTTTAATATTGAGGGATATTGGGTACAAGAATGCCTATTCTCTTGAAGGTGGTTTCAATGCCTGGATGGAGGCCGGATATGAAGTTGTTTCTCAAGGCCACTTGACCACTGATCAGCTTAGGCGCTACAGCAGGCATCTTCTCCTTAATGAGATCGGAGAAGAGGGTCAAGCAAGACTGCTCTTGTCTAAGGTCCTCATTGTAGGGGCGGGCGGGCTTGGGTCACCTGCGGGGCTATATCTTGCAGCCTGCGGGGTGGGCACGCTGGGCATTGCTGATTTTGACAGGGTGGCTACGTCTAACCTGAACCGTCAGATATTTCACGGCACTCCGGATGTCAGGCGGTACAAGATAGATTCCGCCAAGGATGCAATAGAGAGGATTAACCCGGATGTCAGGGTTAATCTATACCGAGAACGTGTAACAGCCAGCAACGTAATGGGTATTATTGATGAATTTGATATTGTCATCGATGCCGCCGATAACGTAGAGACAAAGTTTCTCCTCAACGATGCCTGCTTTTTTGCTGGGAAACCGTACATCTACGGTGGAGCAGTACAGTTTGACGGACAGATGGGGGTATTTCATCCGAAGAAAGAAGGCCCCTGCCTGCGGTGTATGTTTCCTAAGCCTCCGCCGCAAGAACAGGTGCCAACTTGA
- a CDS encoding ABC transporter ATP-binding protein: MKLIQADQIVKQYGKGEAMVTAVREASFAIDAGEFVAVMGESGSGKSTILSIVGALNTPTSGKLMVDSVDVYALGQDERADFRQKSIGFVFQNFHLIPYLTLAENVMLPLATVKEKKAKKRAMALEALKQVNLLEKAERLPSQVSGGEQERVAIARAIVNRPPILLADEPTGNLDSKTGREIMGLLKTLNDDVMTIIMVTHNMDYAAYAHRVLLVSDGVLT; the protein is encoded by the coding sequence ATGAAGCTGATACAAGCAGATCAAATAGTAAAACAGTATGGGAAAGGAGAGGCGATGGTGACTGCTGTAAGGGAAGCAAGTTTTGCTATCGACGCAGGTGAATTTGTGGCAGTTATGGGTGAATCGGGTTCAGGAAAATCGACCATACTCTCCATAGTGGGCGCCTTGAATACCCCCACTTCAGGAAAACTCATGGTAGACAGTGTTGATGTATATGCTCTCGGACAGGACGAAAGAGCCGACTTCAGGCAGAAATCTATAGGCTTTGTCTTCCAGAATTTTCACCTCATCCCCTATCTGACTCTCGCAGAGAACGTGATGCTCCCCCTGGCCACCGTAAAAGAAAAAAAAGCTAAGAAGCGTGCCATGGCTCTTGAAGCCCTGAAACAGGTTAACCTTTTGGAAAAGGCGGAACGCCTTCCGAGTCAGGTTTCCGGTGGAGAGCAGGAACGGGTTGCCATTGCCCGCGCCATTGTCAACCGCCCGCCAATACTACTCGCCGATGAACCTACAGGCAATCTCGACTCAAAAACCGGGAGGGAGATTATGGGGCTCCTTAAAACTCTGAACGACGACGTTATGACGATTATCATGGTGACACACAATATGGACTATGCGGCATATGCACACAGGGTGCTTCTGGTGTCGGACGGGGTACTCACATAA